The Arachis duranensis cultivar V14167 chromosome 2, aradu.V14167.gnm2.J7QH, whole genome shotgun sequence genome has a window encoding:
- the LOC107473380 gene encoding phosphopantothenate--cysteine ligase 2 isoform X2 — MDASNGSQDTEQTLDSQVKAFFDSAPPLQNRNDIIQKLNHFIQLNSLSSENGIGKRIVCVTSGGTTAPLEQRCVRYVDNFSSGHRGATSTEYFLKAGYAVIFLYRRGSFQPFCRSLPDDPLLECFEATEGLNIQVREAYSKAVKTAIVDHHAAVDSGLLLKLPFSTIFEYLQMLQIISKPMKDIGPRAMFYLAAAVSDFYVPWKDMVEHKIQSGSHILDVKLVPVPKMLSVLRKDWAPLAFCISFKLETDSNILLNKARGALEKYNMHAVVANELSTRKEQVVVVTIDDKITVQRDKSKADDDVENPLIKLLSQRHSAYIEDPKRMR; from the exons ATGGATGCATCAAATGGATCCCAAGATACTGAGCAAACCCTTGATTCACAAGTCAAAGCGTTCTTTGATTCTGCTCCACCTCTCCAGAATAGGAATGACATCATTCAGAAATTGAATCACTTCATTCAGCTGAATTCTTTATCTTCAG AAAATGGGATAGGTAAGAGAATTGTTTGTGTGACTTCTGGTGGCACCACTGCTCCATTGGAGCAGCGGTGCGTTCGCTATGTTGACAACTTTAGTTCAGGTCATAGGGGAGCCACATCCACTGA GTATTTTCTGAAGGCGGGATATGCTGTGATCTTCTTGTACCGGAG AGGAAGTTTTCAGCCATTCTGTAGATCCCTTCCTGATGATCCCTTACTTGAATGCTTTGAGGCTACCGAAGGATTAAACATTCAAG TCCGTGAGGCTTATTCTAAAGCAGTGAAGACCGCTATCGTGGATCATCATGCT GCAGTGGATAGTGGTCTCCTGTTAAAGCTTCCTTTCAGCACTATATTTGAGTATCTTCAG atGCTGCAAATAATTTCAAAGCCAATGAAGGATATTGGCCCACGTGCAATGTTCTATCTTGCTGCTGCAGTATCTGACTTTTATGTTCCTTGGAAGGACATG GTAGAACATAAAATTCAATCTGGATCTCACATCTTGGATGTGAAACTTGTTCCTGTGCCAAAGATGCTATCAGTGCTTAGGAAAGATTGGGCACCCCTTGCTTTTTGCATATCTTTCAAG TTAGAGACAGATTCAAACATTCTTCTAAATAAGGCGCGGGGTGCTCTCGAGAAGTACAATATGCATGCTGTTGTTGCGAACGAGCTCTCCACCCGCAAGGAGCAAGTGGTGGTTGTCACCATTGACGACAAGATTACGGTTCAACGAGATAAGAGCAAGGCTGATGATGATGTAGAGAATCCCCTCATTAAGCTTCTTTCTCAGAGACATTCAGCTTACATTGAGGACCCGAAGAGAATGAGGTGA
- the LOC107473380 gene encoding phosphopantothenate--cysteine ligase 2 isoform X1, which yields MDASNGSQDTEQTLDSQVKAFFDSAPPLQNRNDIIQKLNHFIQLNSLSSENGIGKRIVCVTSGGTTAPLEQRCVRYVDNFSSGHRGATSTEYLFLHLLLFLFLSMKLFLGYLFGDLLEGNEYYVAGYVECRYFLKAGYAVIFLYRRGSFQPFCRSLPDDPLLECFEATEGLNIQVREAYSKAVKTAIVDHHAAVDSGLLLKLPFSTIFEYLQMLQIISKPMKDIGPRAMFYLAAAVSDFYVPWKDMVEHKIQSGSHILDVKLVPVPKMLSVLRKDWAPLAFCISFKLETDSNILLNKARGALEKYNMHAVVANELSTRKEQVVVVTIDDKITVQRDKSKADDDVENPLIKLLSQRHSAYIEDPKRMR from the exons ATGGATGCATCAAATGGATCCCAAGATACTGAGCAAACCCTTGATTCACAAGTCAAAGCGTTCTTTGATTCTGCTCCACCTCTCCAGAATAGGAATGACATCATTCAGAAATTGAATCACTTCATTCAGCTGAATTCTTTATCTTCAG AAAATGGGATAGGTAAGAGAATTGTTTGTGTGACTTCTGGTGGCACCACTGCTCCATTGGAGCAGCGGTGCGTTCGCTATGTTGACAACTTTAGTTCAGGTCATAGGGGAGCCACATCCACTGAGTATTTGTTCTTGCACTtgctcttgttcttgttcttgtcaATGAAACTTTTTCTTGGATATTTGTTTGGTGATCTCTTGGAGGGGAATGAATACTATGTTGCTGGTTATGTTGAGTGTAGGTATTTTCTGAAGGCGGGATATGCTGTGATCTTCTTGTACCGGAG AGGAAGTTTTCAGCCATTCTGTAGATCCCTTCCTGATGATCCCTTACTTGAATGCTTTGAGGCTACCGAAGGATTAAACATTCAAG TCCGTGAGGCTTATTCTAAAGCAGTGAAGACCGCTATCGTGGATCATCATGCT GCAGTGGATAGTGGTCTCCTGTTAAAGCTTCCTTTCAGCACTATATTTGAGTATCTTCAG atGCTGCAAATAATTTCAAAGCCAATGAAGGATATTGGCCCACGTGCAATGTTCTATCTTGCTGCTGCAGTATCTGACTTTTATGTTCCTTGGAAGGACATG GTAGAACATAAAATTCAATCTGGATCTCACATCTTGGATGTGAAACTTGTTCCTGTGCCAAAGATGCTATCAGTGCTTAGGAAAGATTGGGCACCCCTTGCTTTTTGCATATCTTTCAAG TTAGAGACAGATTCAAACATTCTTCTAAATAAGGCGCGGGGTGCTCTCGAGAAGTACAATATGCATGCTGTTGTTGCGAACGAGCTCTCCACCCGCAAGGAGCAAGTGGTGGTTGTCACCATTGACGACAAGATTACGGTTCAACGAGATAAGAGCAAGGCTGATGATGATGTAGAGAATCCCCTCATTAAGCTTCTTTCTCAGAGACATTCAGCTTACATTGAGGACCCGAAGAGAATGAGGTGA